One part of the Lotus japonicus ecotype B-129 chromosome 2, LjGifu_v1.2 genome encodes these proteins:
- the LOC130738493 gene encoding uncharacterized protein LOC130738493, with the protein MVREVSESCVDSLLTEMVSCYCNRFYANKPELAARRIEAIGYQVGHQLSERYTMERPRFSDHLEAIKFICKDFWSEVFKKQVDNLKTNHRGTFVLQDNKFPWLSRMSVDPSAENVSSVEDNTSPTPESKAAQAMSMHLYFPCGIIRGALSNLGIPCAVSADISNLPACSFVVRIKA; encoded by the exons ATGGTGAGGGAAGTGTCAGAGAGTTGCGTGGATAGCTTGTTGACGGAGATGGTTTCGTGCTATTGCAATCGATTCTACGCCAACAAGCCTGAACTCGCTGCTCGCAGGATCGAGGCCATTGGATACCAGGTCGGTCACCAGCTTTCTGAAAG GTATACCATGGAGCGGCCTCGGTTCAGTGATCATCTAGAGGCTATCAAGTTCATCTGTAAGGATTTTTGGTCTGAGGTCTTTAAGAAGCAAGTAGACAACTTGAAGACAAATCATAGG GGTACCTTTGTATTACAAGATAATAAATTTCCCTGGCTTTCACGGATGTCAGTTGATCCATCTGCTGAGAATGTTAGTTCCGTTGAGGATAATACTTCACCTACACCTGAAAGCAAGGCAGCACAAGCAATGAGCATGCATCTTTATTTCCCATGTGGGATCATTAGAGGAGCTCTTTCCAACTTGGGAATTCCCTGTGCAGTTTCTGCTGATATATCAAACCTTCCAGCAT